The nucleotide window AACGGCTATAGAAAAAGGGATTGTTGAAGAAGTTTATTTGTTAGAGAATGGATTTAAAAATACTATAATTTTGTTAAGAAATAGCGATTCAAATTTGGTGAAAAAATCTAGGCGTAATCCAATAAAACCTTTAAGATTTCAGCTTAAGAGACAAGATAGTTATGATTTTTACAAAAAAAATTCAAAACTTGCAAGTTTTATTTTAGACGAACTCTTTGCGCATAAAAGGGATTTGCTTGAAAAACTTATAGATGATTTTAACTTTTCAAAGTTATGATTCAGTAGAAGTGTTGAATTATTATATGCATATTATTGTTTATGCTGCATAATAATTGATTTTTTTTTAAATTTGATATATACATTAATATCAATGGTATTTGTTCTGATGTGAGAACTACCTATAAAGTGTTCATTTTGAATAGGTCTTAGAGCTTAGTTAAGAATTTTGTTTATAGTTTTTAACTAAGCTTTAAGTTTTTGTATGTTATATCTTATATATCAGTATTTTTGCAGATTTTTTCATTATAAATGTTGTTTATATTTGACAAATATTAATATTTAGTATATTATTACATTAAATATTATGCTTTATAGGAGATCAAACAATGACAAATAAAATAACAAAAAGTGAAGTTCTAAATAAAAATAATGGATTAAAAACAAATATACAAGAAATGACAATTAATAATGAAAATACAACAATTAGTCAAAAGAGAATAGACTTTTTAAAAAATCTTCGTACTCTTAAAATGAATTTGGATGAAGTAAATAAAAATCTTAATGGATATGAGAATTACAATGAAATAGTAAGAGAAGTTAAAAATGTTATTAAGGAACATAATCTAGATATTGATTTTGTACAATATCCAACTACAAAGAGTATTGATAATCATTTAATTTATGTTGTTACAACAACATTTTATAGCCCTTTAAGTGGATATGAACATTCATTTGATACAC belongs to Borrelia hispanica CRI and includes:
- a CDS encoding chromosome replication/partitioning protein, with amino-acid sequence MNIKINDRVISKVNSSKVIDQDEKLINRYNLLKKQLKSNFKNEVYNRIETMKILKEIKDNEYYKMDGYKTFDSFIKDYKLAKSQVYDYLKVATAIEKGIVEEVYLLENGFKNTIILLRNSDSNLVKKSRRNPIKPLRFQLKRQDSYDFYKKNSKLASFILDELFAHKRDLLEKLIDDFNFSKL
- a CDS encoding ERF family protein translates to MTNKITKSEVLNKNNGLKTNIQEMTINNENTTISQKRIDFLKNLRTLKMNLDEVNKNLNGYENYNEIVREVKNVIKEHNLDIDFVQYPTTKSIDNHLIYVVTTTFYSPLSGYEHSFDTPIYIEKLRSIGVKSQNTWPQFVESAITYFKHYVLVTYLLIESELNINASNLDLEQF